From [Clostridium] symbiosum, a single genomic window includes:
- a CDS encoding acyltransferase, with translation MNDKKRGLPLIIMGLIAAICIELCLACFSARRGSILEENITLLPEYTVGVAADGKPYRMAEDMPWLDFAPHTAGGYLEFEFAAPVPDKMQVLVYYTENEGQEFNRFRRIERWILKGTTKGRVALPAGYCDRLRLTLTGNAEIENVSMSIPAGRPALGEIISLVNPVRLLAIFLILALSILLHDRERREKKSRRLVNTGDLGTKDPGMEDPGTGSRIYGERRKRTAYLDGVRVLAALFVVAVHVVEPVAMAQIKGTPRDFVFRAVVLIVLTCNLLFFFISGALLLPYRDETTGGYYKKRVLKILLPFALYSLFYLKVLCATQEGVLGWGGQAVLDFLGGTITMGPHLWLIYKLLALYLLVPFYRLMMAKMPERMEKQLFVLIVAALAIRTGCEYFNFELGISLYLDSWLGLFLAGHLLNKAWMRKYDRCLVSGGILALVLSLWIYSFRADYLEIITNCSILEFLMASAVFVTVLRMNGICARFSKILQILGKRSFSVLMVHLFVMSAVLPLGFVPYGMVNKSIGQLVIPYLFICAVSYVIAVLYDETVVKVFDAGAERLLAGKKKGK, from the coding sequence ATGAATGATAAAAAAAGAGGTTTGCCCCTGATAATCATGGGGTTGATCGCAGCAATATGTATTGAATTGTGCCTGGCTTGTTTTTCAGCCAGGCGCGGTTCAATTTTAGAAGAAAATATCACGCTCCTGCCGGAATATACGGTGGGCGTGGCAGCGGACGGGAAGCCGTACCGGATGGCGGAGGACATGCCCTGGCTGGACTTTGCCCCGCACACGGCGGGCGGATATCTGGAATTTGAATTTGCGGCGCCGGTTCCGGACAAAATGCAGGTCCTCGTCTACTATACGGAGAATGAGGGCCAGGAATTCAACCGGTTCAGGCGGATCGAACGCTGGATTTTAAAGGGCACCACAAAGGGAAGAGTCGCTCTTCCGGCAGGATATTGCGACCGGCTGAGGCTGACCCTGACGGGGAATGCGGAGATTGAGAATGTATCCATGAGCATCCCTGCCGGCCGTCCGGCCCTCGGGGAGATAATCAGTTTGGTGAACCCTGTCCGGCTTCTGGCAATATTTCTTATTCTGGCTCTTTCCATCCTCCTGCACGACAGGGAACGCCGGGAAAAGAAGTCAAGGAGGCTTGTAAATACAGGAGATCTTGGAACGAAAGACCCGGGAATGGAAGACCCGGGAACGGGAAGCAGGATCTACGGGGAACGCAGAAAAAGGACGGCTTATCTGGACGGCGTGCGTGTCCTGGCAGCCCTGTTTGTCGTAGCGGTGCACGTGGTGGAACCGGTGGCTATGGCTCAGATCAAGGGGACCCCGAGGGACTTTGTGTTCCGGGCGGTGGTCTTGATTGTCCTGACATGCAACCTCCTGTTCTTCTTTATCAGCGGAGCGCTCCTTTTGCCTTACAGGGATGAAACGACAGGCGGATATTATAAAAAGAGGGTGCTGAAAATCCTTCTTCCCTTTGCGCTCTATTCCCTGTTTTATTTGAAAGTTCTCTGTGCTACGCAGGAGGGCGTTCTCGGATGGGGAGGTCAGGCGGTTCTCGATTTCCTGGGTGGAACTATTACCATGGGACCTCACCTGTGGCTGATATATAAGCTGCTGGCCCTCTATCTGCTGGTTCCGTTTTACCGATTGATGATGGCAAAGATGCCGGAGCGGATGGAAAAACAGCTATTTGTCCTGATCGTGGCGGCTCTTGCGATCCGGACAGGATGTGAGTATTTCAATTTTGAACTCGGTATTTCCCTGTATCTGGATTCCTGGCTGGGTTTATTCCTGGCGGGCCATCTCCTGAACAAGGCATGGATGAGGAAATACGATCGCTGCCTGGTGTCGGGAGGCATCCTGGCTTTGGTTCTCTCTCTCTGGATTTACAGCTTTCGGGCGGACTATCTGGAGATTATTACGAATTGCTCAATCCTCGAATTCCTCATGGCCTCGGCCGTATTTGTCACCGTGCTCAGGATGAACGGAATCTGTGCGCGTTTTTCAAAGATACTGCAGATACTTGGGAAAAGAAGTTTTTCCGTGCTGATGGTGCATCTGTTCGTCATGTCTGCCGTACTTCCTCTGGGATTCGTCCCATACGGCATGGTGAATAAGAGCATTGGACAGCTGGTAATCCCATATCTGTTCATCTGCGCGGTTTCCTATGTAATCGCCGTCCTGTATGATGAGACGGTGGTCAAGGTATTTGATGCGGGAGCAGAGAGGCTTCTGGCAGGTAAAAAGAAAGGAAAATAA
- a CDS encoding helix-turn-helix domain-containing protein: MAVLRKAHKSNFTVIDNQVFKSNLSLKARGLLCTMLSLPDNWEFSEKGLQMILPADGQTSVRTAIKELEGSGYLSRTRLRDAKGKVIDWLWTFSDYPQENQTLVETNVQVTGLPQCDYPSLENPNLDKPNLDKPNLETQRQLNTKQSNTNEERKKGASTDGYATAPAKAAPEKKGTYGCYGNVKLSDTDLSKLKAEFPADWQERIDRLSTYMDSSGKSYKNHHATIRTWARRDAERGMTPKAQVQAQSTAPARPEMSIDDIMEKHGVDYMTAMEMHFDGTY; this comes from the coding sequence ATGGCGGTTCTTCGTAAAGCACACAAGAGCAATTTCACGGTCATCGACAACCAAGTTTTCAAGAGCAACCTGTCGCTCAAGGCTCGCGGCCTTCTCTGCACTATGCTGTCGCTTCCAGACAACTGGGAGTTCAGCGAAAAGGGGTTGCAGATGATACTCCCGGCTGACGGTCAGACATCCGTGCGCACGGCCATCAAGGAGTTGGAAGGCTCCGGCTACCTCTCTCGTACACGTCTGCGAGATGCCAAGGGCAAGGTCATAGACTGGCTATGGACCTTCTCAGACTACCCTCAAGAAAATCAAACACTGGTCGAGACAAACGTGCAGGTCACGGGATTGCCACAATGTGATTATCCAAGTTTGGAAAATCCAAATCTGGATAAGCCAAATCTGGATAAGCCAAACTTGGAGACTCAACGACAATTAAATACAAAGCAATCAAATACGAATGAAGAAAGGAAAAAGGGAGCAAGTACCGATGGATATGCGACCGCCCCGGCGAAGGCTGCTCCCGAGAAGAAGGGCACTTATGGGTGTTACGGCAACGTCAAGTTGTCGGACACCGACCTCTCGAAGCTCAAGGCCGAGTTCCCCGCAGATTGGCAGGAGCGCATCGACCGCCTGAGCACGTACATGGACAGCAGCGGCAAGAGCTACAAGAACCACCACGCCACCATCCGCACCTGGGCAAGGAGGGACGCGGAGCGAGGAATGACACCCAAGGCCCAGGTGCAGGCCCAATCAACGGCACCTGCCCGACCGGAGATGAGCATCGACGACATCATGGAGAAGCACGGGGTCGATTACATGACCGCCATGGAGATGCACTTCGACGGCACGTATTGA
- a CDS encoding DMT family transporter codes for MKFLEKHPMYMIATGVVGISLSAIIVKYSDAPSLITAVYRLFFTVLLMTPVVFLNRGFREELFSVSIRTVILCAVSGIFLALHFVTWFESLNYTSVASSTVIVCTESIWVALGFCVFLKGRISKKAVLGIAVTFSGSILIAMSDYGSGSNLLKGDFLALFAAVMVAAYTLLGRVVRENTSTTVYTYIVYFFCSLSLFAASAATRTPLAGYGSTSLLCGLLLAICSTLLGHSIFSWCLKFLSPAFVSSSKLCEPVVASLFAMVLFGEVPAFLQILGGVIILGGVIYYSRVEQS; via the coding sequence ATGAAATTTTTAGAAAAACACCCCATGTACATGATTGCAACCGGGGTAGTGGGTATTTCTTTGTCTGCTATTATAGTAAAGTATTCAGACGCCCCCTCTTTGATTACTGCTGTTTACCGCCTATTCTTTACCGTTCTTCTGATGACGCCCGTCGTGTTCCTGAACCGCGGTTTCAGGGAGGAGCTTTTTTCCGTCTCCATCAGGACCGTGATCCTGTGCGCCGTCAGCGGTATCTTCCTGGCTCTTCATTTCGTCACCTGGTTTGAATCGCTTAACTATACTTCCGTAGCCAGCTCCACCGTGATTGTCTGCACCGAATCTATTTGGGTGGCTCTCGGCTTTTGCGTTTTCCTGAAAGGACGAATTTCTAAAAAAGCGGTGCTCGGCATCGCCGTGACCTTTTCCGGCAGCATCCTGATTGCCATGTCGGACTACGGCTCCGGCAGCAATCTCCTGAAAGGTGATTTCCTGGCTCTGTTTGCCGCCGTCATGGTGGCCGCCTACACTCTGCTGGGCCGTGTTGTCAGGGAGAATACGTCGACTACCGTCTATACATACATCGTATATTTTTTCTGCAGCCTCTCGCTCTTCGCCGCATCCGCCGCGACGAGGACTCCGCTGGCCGGTTATGGCAGCACCTCCCTGCTCTGCGGGCTGCTGCTTGCCATCTGCTCCACCCTGCTCGGCCACAGTATTTTCAGCTGGTGCCTGAAATTTCTCTCACCGGCCTTTGTCTCGTCCTCAAAACTCTGTGAGCCTGTTGTGGCATCCCTGTTTGCAATGGTGCTCTTCGGCGAAGTTCCGGCTTTTCTTCAGATTCTGGGCGGCGTCATCATCCTGGGTGGCGTAATTTACTATTCACGGGTGGAACAGTCATGA
- a CDS encoding DEAD/DEAH box helicase: MEEEERTFTPGQAEAMDALLSGRNVFLSGNAGTGKSYVLNAFIEELEEREVPYLAMAPTGIAAQNLHNGTTIHRTLQVGFGVLDPHDENKKTLTRKVLNKAEVIIIDEVSMCRIDLFERVMNMVLAAKRVSGRKQVVLVGDFFQLPPVVTDDDRKVLMQLWPGNDDGYAFKSPLWKGMGFEPHVLTEVVRQSDPEFIGQLNRARIGDRDCIAYFNERSISDRKRAPEDDLWLCATNRMASTINDERVGELERLGARARTYTAYSYGDVKPSDKPTDDKLRLVEGARVMLLANMPDHGLANGSLGTISEVGVDCVTVEFDDCEYPVEVSEKEWKVLKSSVRDIIGDDGNPAQELVIDTVGAFTQIPLRLAFAITIHKSQGQTFERCAVHSKVFGAGMLYVALSRCTTFDGLTVWPKIERQRLYANESVIEFYDSLAAKVEEVHEPSQGALFDVDAPTAPLPTPTNKAGRTDDGMVYIKCPAQVADRVRGYIDALMEGADGGYNQSCTQVAE, translated from the coding sequence ATGGAAGAGGAGGAGCGCACGTTCACGCCGGGTCAGGCGGAGGCCATGGATGCCCTGCTGTCTGGCCGCAACGTGTTCCTGTCGGGTAACGCCGGTACGGGCAAGAGCTATGTGCTCAACGCATTCATCGAGGAGCTTGAGGAGCGCGAGGTTCCCTACCTCGCCATGGCCCCGACGGGGATAGCCGCGCAGAACTTGCATAACGGCACGACCATCCACCGCACCTTGCAGGTGGGTTTCGGCGTGCTCGACCCGCACGACGAGAACAAGAAGACGCTCACGCGCAAGGTGCTCAACAAGGCCGAGGTCATCATCATCGACGAGGTATCCATGTGCCGCATCGACCTGTTCGAGCGCGTCATGAACATGGTGCTCGCAGCCAAGCGCGTCTCGGGCAGGAAGCAGGTCGTGCTCGTGGGCGATTTCTTCCAGCTTCCGCCGGTCGTGACCGATGATGACCGCAAGGTGCTGATGCAGCTGTGGCCGGGCAATGATGACGGCTACGCCTTCAAGTCCCCGCTATGGAAGGGCATGGGCTTCGAGCCGCATGTCCTCACCGAGGTGGTGCGCCAGAGCGACCCGGAGTTCATCGGTCAGCTCAACCGCGCCCGCATCGGCGATAGGGACTGCATCGCCTACTTCAACGAGCGCTCCATCTCCGACCGCAAGCGGGCACCGGAGGATGACCTGTGGCTGTGCGCCACGAACCGCATGGCATCCACCATCAACGACGAGCGCGTGGGGGAGTTGGAGCGCTTGGGCGCAAGGGCGCGGACGTACACGGCGTACTCCTACGGAGATGTGAAGCCCTCGGACAAGCCCACCGACGACAAGCTGCGTCTCGTGGAGGGCGCACGCGTGATGCTGCTCGCCAACATGCCCGACCACGGTCTCGCGAACGGCTCGCTGGGGACCATCTCGGAAGTCGGGGTGGATTGCGTCACGGTCGAGTTCGATGACTGCGAGTACCCCGTCGAGGTGAGCGAGAAGGAATGGAAGGTGCTGAAATCCTCCGTTCGCGACATCATCGGCGATGACGGGAACCCCGCGCAGGAGCTTGTCATCGACACGGTGGGCGCGTTCACGCAGATTCCCCTTCGCCTCGCGTTCGCCATCACCATCCACAAGTCGCAGGGTCAGACCTTCGAGCGCTGCGCCGTCCACTCCAAGGTGTTCGGCGCGGGCATGCTCTACGTCGCCCTGTCCCGCTGCACCACCTTCGACGGTCTCACCGTCTGGCCGAAGATAGAGCGCCAGCGCCTCTATGCCAACGAGTCGGTCATCGAGTTCTACGACTCCCTCGCCGCCAAAGTCGAGGAGGTACACGAGCCGTCGCAAGGCGCTCTGTTCGATGTGGATGCGCCTACGGCACCTTTGCCTACACCCACGAACAAGGCGGGGCGAACTGATGACGGCATGGTCTATATCAAGTGTCCCGCGCAGGTTGCCGACCGCGTGCGAGGCTACATCGACGCGCTGATGGAAGGTGCGGATGGCGGTTATAATCAATCCTGTACACAGGTCGCAGAGTAG
- a CDS encoding 3'-5' exonuclease, whose amino-acid sequence MESKYDYVVFDIETTGLHPDSDQICEIAAIGVKDGLPQGLFSTLVAIEGSMPEAAGRVNGITDDMLKGAPAIGDALDAFLDFIGEDAVLAGHNIASFDIPFVANAAAKSGRVFIYPYVIDTLEAARELWPDLPSRSMDSLRGILGIERRDAHRALADCYDELAVLNAELSVIMQSYTRKMDYCRGELLRIAGEITEEIGE is encoded by the coding sequence ATGGAATCCAAGTACGATTACGTCGTGTTCGACATCGAGACCACGGGGCTGCACCCTGATAGCGACCAGATTTGCGAGATTGCCGCCATCGGTGTCAAGGACGGCCTGCCGCAGGGCTTGTTCTCGACGCTCGTGGCGATTGAGGGGTCTATGCCCGAGGCGGCGGGGCGCGTCAACGGCATCACCGACGATATGCTCAAGGGCGCTCCCGCCATCGGCGACGCGCTCGACGCGTTCCTCGACTTCATCGGGGAGGACGCGGTGCTCGCTGGGCACAACATCGCCTCCTTCGACATCCCGTTCGTGGCGAACGCAGCCGCCAAATCCGGTCGCGTCTTCATCTACCCCTATGTCATCGACACGTTGGAGGCGGCGAGGGAGCTGTGGCCCGACCTGCCCAGCCGCTCCATGGACAGCCTGCGCGGCATCCTCGGAATCGAGCGCAGGGACGCGCACCGCGCACTGGCGGACTGCTATGACGAGCTTGCGGTCTTGAACGCCGAGCTTTCGGTCATCATGCAGTCCTACACCCGGAAGATGGACTACTGCCGTGGCGAGCTTCTGCGCATCGCCGGTGAAATCACCGAGGAGATTGGGGAGTAG
- a CDS encoding carbon-nitrogen hydrolase family protein, which produces MKNVRIALGQMEAVQGDTQANMAKMERMAAEAAAGGADVICFPELSYTGYFVKKDRLLEIAETENGEFYRRISRTARENGICIVAGFAERGPGEDIYNTAVFAGRDGKIAGKARKVYLWKSEKKRFVRGEEFPVFDTELGGVAILTCYDLEFPEPARIAALKGAKLIFCPAAWSVPARNRWDLDLMACSLYNMVFTAGANFADELCCGASGVAGPSGSMIAQSQGQKEEIVFADIDLDEADRQREDIPYFDDMDGTVLKQLSGALEEYRKERKRSE; this is translated from the coding sequence ATGAAAAATGTAAGGATTGCACTTGGGCAGATGGAGGCGGTTCAGGGAGATACGCAGGCCAATATGGCGAAGATGGAACGGATGGCCGCGGAGGCGGCGGCCGGAGGGGCGGATGTCATCTGTTTTCCGGAACTTTCTTATACGGGGTACTTTGTGAAGAAGGACAGGCTGCTTGAGATAGCGGAAACGGAGAACGGCGAATTCTACAGAAGAATCAGCCGTACGGCGAGGGAGAACGGAATTTGTATCGTGGCCGGTTTTGCCGAGCGCGGGCCGGGGGAGGATATTTACAATACGGCCGTTTTCGCCGGGCGGGACGGAAAGATTGCAGGAAAGGCGAGAAAAGTATACCTCTGGAAGAGCGAGAAAAAAAGGTTTGTGCGTGGGGAGGAATTCCCTGTTTTTGATACAGAATTAGGCGGAGTGGCTATTCTGACCTGTTATGACCTGGAATTTCCGGAGCCGGCACGGATTGCCGCCCTGAAGGGGGCGAAGCTGATTTTCTGTCCGGCGGCCTGGAGCGTGCCCGCGAGGAACAGATGGGATTTAGATCTGATGGCCTGCAGCCTTTATAACATGGTGTTCACGGCCGGGGCTAATTTTGCAGATGAACTTTGCTGTGGAGCATCGGGGGTGGCGGGGCCGTCCGGTTCGATGATCGCCCAGTCACAGGGACAGAAGGAAGAAATTGTATTTGCCGACATCGATCTCGATGAGGCGGACAGACAGAGAGAAGACATACCATATTTTGACGACATGGACGGGACAGTTTTGAAGCAGCTTTCCGGTGCACTTGAGGAATACCGGAAAGAGCGGAAGAGATCGGAATAG
- a CDS encoding dicarboxylate/amino acid:cation symporter, protein MAEQMTGEVKAKKKQPLYVKIFIALFAGIIFGYILNFMGGVENPTINDYILPFLQFLGDFFIKLIKMIVVPLVFFCIIDAALSLGDIKKLRSIGVKTILWFLFSSGIAATIGLVLANIIQPGKGLILGSIENTVEVKELPGVYQTILDLLPSNPFASLTNGDMMPIIVFSLFLGFAIISIGDAAKPLADVISVCSQAMFKIVNMILGIIPFGVFGLMSVSLAKYGLAIFGPVLKFILTDYLASFIMCAVVYSVFLIGIAKVSPIKFWKKAFEPWMIAFSTCTSSAALPVSMEVAPKKMGVPKDIASFVLPLGATANMNGTCIYFGIIVLFAAQLYGIDLSIQQQIMLVVQATFLSVGCAATPQIGLVISLTLLTQMGLPLEAYALVAGIYRIIDQAHTSTNSVGDLVTSVCISAIEGELDRDKFNKMDDKSAA, encoded by the coding sequence ATGGCAGAACAAATGACGGGAGAGGTTAAGGCTAAAAAGAAACAGCCATTATATGTAAAGATTTTCATTGCGCTGTTTGCAGGTATTATTTTCGGGTACATATTGAATTTTATGGGAGGAGTAGAGAATCCTACTATCAACGATTACATTTTACCGTTCCTCCAGTTTCTTGGGGATTTCTTTATAAAACTGATTAAGATGATCGTTGTTCCGCTGGTATTTTTCTGTATTATTGATGCGGCGCTTTCGCTGGGGGACATCAAAAAACTCAGAAGCATCGGCGTCAAAACGATTTTATGGTTCCTGTTCAGTTCCGGTATTGCAGCTACAATCGGCCTTGTTCTGGCAAATATCATTCAGCCGGGTAAAGGACTGATTCTTGGCTCAATCGAGAACACAGTGGAAGTAAAAGAACTTCCGGGAGTTTACCAGACAATCCTGGATCTGCTTCCAAGCAACCCGTTTGCATCACTGACAAATGGAGATATGATGCCAATTATCGTATTTTCCCTGTTTCTGGGCTTTGCCATCATCAGTATCGGCGATGCGGCAAAACCGCTTGCAGATGTCATCTCAGTCTGTTCCCAGGCAATGTTTAAGATTGTAAATATGATTCTCGGAATCATCCCGTTCGGTGTATTCGGACTTATGTCGGTTTCACTGGCTAAATATGGCCTTGCAATTTTCGGGCCGGTTCTGAAGTTTATTCTGACCGACTATCTGGCGAGCTTTATCATGTGTGCGGTTGTTTATTCCGTCTTCCTGATAGGAATTGCAAAGGTAAGCCCCATCAAATTCTGGAAGAAGGCATTTGAGCCCTGGATGATCGCATTCAGTACCTGTACCTCTTCGGCAGCCCTTCCGGTATCCATGGAAGTTGCGCCAAAGAAGATGGGCGTTCCGAAAGACATTGCAAGTTTTGTACTTCCGCTCGGCGCTACCGCCAATATGAACGGCACCTGTATCTATTTTGGTATTATCGTTTTATTCGCGGCACAGCTGTACGGAATCGACCTGAGTATCCAGCAGCAGATTATGCTGGTTGTACAGGCAACCTTCTTAAGCGTTGGCTGCGCGGCCACTCCGCAGATTGGACTTGTTATCAGCCTTACACTGCTGACCCAGATGGGCCTTCCACTGGAAGCATACGCACTGGTTGCAGGTATCTACCGTATCATCGACCAGGCCCACACATCCACAAACTCGGTTGGTGACCTCGTGACATCCGTATGTATTTCCGCAATTGAGGGAGAACTGGATCGCGATAAATTCAACAAGATGGATGACAAGAGCGCGGCATAA
- a CDS encoding aminopeptidase: MEDNRIIECIERAHYILSNLMAVKPGEEVLIAIDPQTDMRMANAMAAAALMCGAEYNVSMMPIRGKDKATIFPKTLELAMEACDVFVGMTTASGAAIYNNRLKELMNEKKLREVSICLRHIDNFTRGGALADYEAVYADGERLQAIWRGKKNAHITTPAGTDLYMEMNQMEPIIECGIARNPGDAMAWSDGEVSLGPVIGTTHGKLVIDGPICYYGCPTIPVELKIEGGRIVEVVGGDAKICKEIRRQIAEVKDSDNIAEIGIGLNPACMFNGDFEEEKKARGTCHIAMGNGFYYGQPARSTVHIDMVQYNPTITFDDELIVKDGKMVCLGEE, translated from the coding sequence ATGGAAGACAACAGAATTATTGAATGTATCGAGAGAGCGCACTATATTTTATCCAACCTGATGGCGGTAAAACCGGGCGAGGAAGTCCTGATTGCCATCGACCCGCAGACCGATATGCGTATGGCAAACGCCATGGCGGCAGCCGCTTTAATGTGCGGAGCCGAGTATAATGTAAGCATGATGCCAATCCGCGGAAAAGACAAAGCTACGATTTTCCCGAAGACGCTGGAACTGGCTATGGAGGCCTGCGACGTATTCGTCGGCATGACGACGGCATCCGGAGCCGCTATCTACAACAACCGTTTAAAAGAGCTGATGAACGAGAAGAAGCTGCGTGAAGTTTCCATCTGCTTAAGACATATCGACAACTTCACAAGAGGCGGCGCCCTGGCGGATTACGAGGCAGTATACGCAGACGGCGAGAGACTGCAGGCAATCTGGAGAGGCAAGAAGAACGCCCACATCACAACACCGGCCGGAACCGACCTGTATATGGAAATGAACCAGATGGAGCCAATCATCGAGTGCGGCATTGCCCGCAACCCTGGAGATGCAATGGCATGGTCGGACGGCGAAGTATCCTTAGGGCCGGTTATTGGAACCACCCATGGAAAACTTGTCATCGACGGGCCAATCTGCTACTATGGCTGCCCGACCATCCCGGTTGAGCTTAAGATCGAAGGCGGACGCATCGTAGAGGTAGTAGGCGGAGACGCAAAGATCTGTAAAGAAATCCGCCGCCAGATTGCGGAAGTCAAAGACAGCGACAACATCGCAGAGATCGGTATCGGACTGAACCCGGCCTGCATGTTCAATGGTGACTTCGAGGAAGAGAAGAAGGCAAGGGGAACCTGCCATATCGCAATGGGCAACGGCTTCTACTACGGCCAGCCTGCACGTTCCACAGTACATATCGATATGGTACAGTACAATCCGACCATCACCTTTGATGATGAGTTAATCGTAAAAGACGGCAAGATGGTCTGCCTGGGTGAAGAATAA
- a CDS encoding HPr family phosphocarrier protein, translated as MLARQYNMAGNERINPPPISALIQAANLFGCDIYIKSEQHRINVKSYDELQSGIQRQRKFLIFYFDGADEKEADVKFRKLLGI; from the coding sequence ATGCTAGCCAGGCAATATAATATGGCCGGGAATGAAAGGATTAACCCGCCGCCGATTTCCGCATTGATTCAGGCTGCGAATCTGTTTGGATGTGATATCTATATTAAGTCGGAACAGCACAGAATCAATGTTAAGAGTTATGACGAACTGCAGAGTGGAATACAACGCCAGAGAAAGTTTTTGATATTCTACTTTGACGGAGCAGATGAAAAGGAGGCAGACGTAAAATTCCGCAAATTACTGGGAATTTAA
- a CDS encoding ATP-binding protein codes for MEKLNETLNRVDVTQTAPKESGHGDHRNEEGLLICGKCGTPKEMRLTCEALGRSSIVPIPCECAKTEEREREERKKAEERRVKAEQMRKECFPASGFYRDCTFEADDGKTPNTSSLCERYAATFDPKDPYGLLLLGDVGTGKSYMSSAIANRVIDLGFSAFQTDVRYIVNLMEESFDKRQSKLDRVLSYDLLLIEDLGAQRNTSYMMEQVYTIIDGRYKSGKPMVITTNLDPRRINDASGDEAWKRVFDRILERCYPIEFNGSNRRAAKKMEMREAMRKRLGL; via the coding sequence ATGGAGAAATTGAACGAGACGTTGAACCGGGTCGATGTGACCCAAACCGCACCGAAGGAGAGCGGACACGGAGACCATCGCAATGAGGAAGGCCTTCTCATCTGCGGAAAGTGCGGAACACCGAAAGAGATGAGGCTGACCTGCGAGGCACTTGGGCGCTCAAGCATCGTGCCCATCCCATGTGAATGCGCGAAGACCGAGGAGCGCGAGCGCGAAGAGCGCAAGAAGGCCGAGGAGCGCCGAGTGAAGGCGGAGCAGATGCGCAAGGAGTGCTTTCCGGCGAGCGGCTTCTACCGCGACTGCACCTTTGAGGCAGATGACGGCAAGACCCCCAACACGTCGTCGCTGTGCGAGCGCTATGCGGCTACCTTCGACCCGAAGGACCCCTACGGCCTTCTCCTGCTCGGCGATGTCGGCACCGGCAAATCGTATATGTCCTCGGCGATAGCCAACCGCGTCATCGACCTCGGCTTCTCCGCGTTTCAGACGGATGTCCGCTACATCGTGAACCTCATGGAGGAGTCGTTCGACAAACGCCAGAGCAAACTCGACCGCGTGCTCTCCTACGACCTGCTTCTCATCGAGGACTTGGGTGCTCAGCGTAACACGAGCTACATGATGGAGCAGGTCTACACCATCATCGACGGGCGCTACAAATCGGGCAAGCCCATGGTCATCACCACGAACCTCGACCCGAGGCGAATCAACGACGCGTCCGGCGATGAGGCTTGGAAACGCGTCTTCGACCGCATCTTGGAGCGCTGCTATCCCATCGAGTTCAACGGCTCGAACCGTCGCGCCGCAAAGAAGATGGAGATGCGCGAGGCCATGCGCAAGCGCCTCGGCCTGTGA
- a CDS encoding nitroreductase family protein: protein MKQLENQTNEVVKNLYERKSVRVFEDRPVTPEDRLMILRAACEAPTAGNQQLYTILDITDPELKKRLSVTCDNQPFIASAPLILLFCADCQKWYDAFRFAGCSPKLPTAGDLMLAVEDSAIAAQNAVTAAWSLGIGSCYIGDIMESYETHRELLHLPPYVFPAVMVVFGYPTRQQWERTKPDRCPMESIVMENTYRLMDGDALQRMLSHKSGRQSYEDWITAFCDRKYNSDFSKEMGRSVGEYLREFLPSDYSGISRD from the coding sequence ATGAAACAATTAGAAAACCAGACAAACGAAGTTGTCAAAAACCTTTATGAAAGGAAATCTGTCCGGGTATTTGAAGATCGCCCCGTGACCCCTGAGGATCGTCTCATGATCCTTCGGGCAGCCTGTGAGGCTCCCACTGCCGGAAACCAGCAGCTTTACACAATCCTGGATATCACGGATCCGGAACTGAAAAAGCGCCTTTCCGTCACCTGCGACAATCAGCCGTTCATTGCATCAGCTCCTCTTATCCTGCTCTTCTGCGCCGACTGCCAGAAATGGTACGACGCATTCCGGTTTGCCGGCTGTTCTCCGAAGCTCCCAACCGCCGGTGATTTGATGCTGGCCGTCGAGGACAGTGCCATTGCCGCCCAGAACGCCGTTACCGCCGCATGGAGCCTTGGAATCGGCTCCTGCTATATCGGGGACATCATGGAAAGCTATGAAACCCACCGGGAGCTCTTACATCTTCCTCCCTATGTCTTCCCCGCCGTCATGGTTGTATTCGGTTATCCGACCAGGCAGCAGTGGGAACGGACGAAACCTGATCGCTGCCCGATGGAGTCCATTGTAATGGAAAATACATACCGCCTCATGGACGGCGACGCCCTGCAACGGATGCTTTCCCACAAATCCGGCCGTCAGTCTTATGAAGACTGGATAACCGCATTCTGTGACAGGAAATATAATTCCGATTTTTCAAAAGAAATGGGGCGCTCCGTCGGGGAATATCTGAGAGAATTTCTCCCTTCCGATTATTCCGGTATCAGCAGAGACTAA